The nucleotide sequence CTGAAATGCCTACAAGCCAACATAATCCAGAAGGCAAAACAGGGACATCCATAAggggtttttttgggaggggggaggcaggcaAAGGGTGGTATACAGTGCTAGTCTTACTTagacatgactaagttaggttcattaatttattatttgtttattacagttatatcctgccattctttcatcatggaacctaaggtggcatacatgtgggtgcaggcagtctcccatccaggcactgaccagacccagacccgcttagcttcaggaagagggtggcctcatgtgccttcagaccatagcctgggtctgagtaggacttagttgaatgcaacccaaagtaaaatgctgaaaaaggagcaggctagtttctcaccaCACGCACAAAAAAGAGTACATTTTGTCTATCTCAGGTTCCACAAATGCTAGAAacctactctttttttaaaaaaagaagaaaaagtgaaAGCTGGCAATCTGGGGGTTATGATTTCTCTGGGGAGTAGCTCCCCGCCCCACCCCACAGATGTCTATGACGAGGAGGAGCATGGCAGCAAATGTGTGAAATTAAAATCAAAGGGTTGCTGGTGAGATCGTAAGCTTGTGTCTGTGCCAATCTTTAGCCTGATTGGTGTCCAAAAGACTGAGCAGTAAGTAAAAAgacatcttttatttttttaggtAATGGGTGACATATCGCAAAATATGCAAGATTGGAGATACAGTTTGGGGAAGTAGCCAAAgcgccctcctccctccctccactacAATTGTTCCTAGTTGGATAGATGTATGATACTAGAGAGCCGCAAAGGAGGTATATTCAAAGCCTAGTCACGATGGGCCCAGAAATGGATAAGAAATTAAGGAAGGAGCTGGCATTAGAGGTGCAGGGCATCAGCTTGACTTGGAGGGAGGCTTTAAAACGACCTGCTTTGCaggggaagcaatcaagagaaaGGAGACGGTTGCGCAACCCCTTGATTCCCTTGGAGAATTCATGGTTGCATACGCAACCCAAATTGCTCTCCTGCAAGCCTAGATGTCACGGGAGGAACGGCAAGTACCGCAGACAGATCTGGGAATGAGGAAGGAAATGTTCCACTTGCTCCGGGGTGGCGCCTGCCAGGGCCGGCTTCTCTTGCCACTGGGCCCCACCCCTCAGTGTATTTTGTTCTTGCAGAGGCAAATGGAGAGCCCCATTGCCAACAGCTCGGTGAGGCTGACCCCTGCACAGACGCCAAGGATGGCGTGATAGTTCTCATGCAGCCAGTTCTGCATGGCTGCCGCACAGCCCTTCTTCCTCACCGGCCAGTCGTCAAACGTGTTGTTGGAAGAAGCGGCCAATGAGCAGAAGCCCATGTCTTTCGGGGAGCCAGTTGCGTTAACGCCACAAGAGCAAGGGTAGGACGTCCACTTGCTGTCCTGGAGGAAGGTGTTGTTTTTCCAGTTTTCCGGCCCAGTCCAGCCACAGCAAGACATCTGGGTCTGGAAAGAGTCCCAGGCAATCATCGCGGTCCTGTTGCTTTCGTGCCTCAGGTCGTAATTCTGGATGAGGTGGATGACGTACGTGGACGCTTCTTCCTTGAGTTTGTTTGCGCGGACGTAGATGAGCATGCCGGCGACTATCTGGGCTGTGAGAAGGAGCAGCAGGCCGGTGAAGTACAGTCCCAAGAAGCACCGGATCCCACTGAATGCCCCGATGCAGCCCAGGAGCCCCATCACCATTGTGATGGCCCCGACGCTGATGAGGACATAGGGCCCGGACCGGAAGGAGGACAGCGAGATCTGCTGGATTGAAATTAAGTTCTTTTTGTCGGCCAGAATCCATATGCCGCTGCCCAGGATCATGGCGCCCAAGACAAAGAAAAGGTGGTTGAAGAAGAAGAGGGAGTACGTGGTGGCTTTCCGCCAGTGCTGCTTCATCTTTTTACGGAGACGTCTGCTTCTGCTTCAGAACTTGGAACccccagttttaaaaaaaataaccgaCAGAACTGCTGCACACAGGCATACATacaccctccccccccagtgGAACAGCTGAACAGTCTCCAGGTGTAGATGAGACTCGCATTTTCTGTTACCGTCCACATGGGTTGCTCTAGTCCTtctgtgtgtggggttttttttcttcctctttgtaaTGTCTCCTCCTCCATGTGTTTTCCCTCCCCTAACCCCACTTGGCAGTGGAGCGTTCAAAAGGGGCATTTCTCCCCTCCTCGTAGtgtgaagtggtacaatccattCTACCTCCTCAGTTCCTCTAACGTGGTGGATTCCAACTCCTAATGGCCAGCGGTCgagtgatggaagttggaagcgCAGCAACGTctgcaaaaaaaaatgttttacaaaaatatattttaaaaaatcaatctaCCCCTTTAGATaaaggatggatggatagatttttttaaaaacataacaattatTTCTACTTATAGCCCGCCTTTCACCAAATGGTCCTAGATGCATTACAAGAATATAAccattaaaataaatacttttgaCTTTCacgtgtctcttgaagactttttttttatgcCAACAAAGCTATGAGGAGGTTTGAAagtttcttgagtagccagtcgtTTTCATTGTGGTTCTGCCCTGCTTTTAAAGGTTGATTTTGTTGCTGTGCCTTGCGCTGATGTTTTTGtgagggcagcatataaatacttttattgataaataaatttaaaaagaaaattccaCCAAAAAACAACCATTATCAGACTAACCAAAGAGTAGCACAGGGCTGCCAAGATGAAATATCTCCTGGACTCTTTTAAATGTTAGGCCTTTTAACTTCTTGCCAATTGTTCAGAATTATCTGCTGGTGGTATTATGTGGTTTTATTGTGCTCtgacattttaattgtgcaaactgaTCTTGGACCAATTTCAGTCAAGGTCAGcatctaaatattttaaataagtgaCATAGGCATAGCCTGGCTTGTACCCTAAGTcattgcttttaaatttgtatgtgagCAAAAAGAATTGCTTTTGAACAAAATGCATTCTTTGTAGCTGAAGCGTGCATGTGTCTTAGAAGAGGTGTTCCCTCCTGGGTGAGTGAAGGAACGATGCCTCTTTCTGtgtggaaaaggaggaggaatgCTTCTTTTGAGATAGTTTTGAAAAAGGCATTCCTGTCTGTGTGTGAGGGAAGGGGGGATGTTGTCCTAAAGTGGTGCAGTTTTTCTATTACCTGTATTGAAAAaggagacattttaaaaaatctgtatccTTTTTAATCAGGGGACCTTTTTggttgatcttttttaaaaaaaataataatctaagCGATTGTTTTGACATTAGTCCTAGTCATCATCATTTAATACATGCATCATATCTACTATCTACTAATAGCAATCTGAATGATCTAAGTAGTAGGTAGCCACAATGGCACCTCCCACACATAAGAAGAAGGTGTCAGTGGGCTTGGTGGAACCTCGaggcttgcagaagtacaaaaactctTTAGGGAAAAAAATCCCTAAGGTGGGAGgaatctcccccccaaaaaagcccaaCAAGAACTTatcattctgtgcccactgatcATACTTGACTGTTGGGGGGGACAAAACCAGGTgggagagggaatggaatggagtatcaaagaacaaggcatggctggctggctgaaataGCGAACAGGACACTccccattttaatatttttgttgcaGGGCCCACTTGTAATTctctctttgtttttttttttcccccagcaggCAATGATGAAGTGCAGGGGAATCTAGAGGGGAGTCAGCTGGAAACAGctgagcaaggaggaggagaaacttTGGGGAAAGTCGGTGGGAAATCTCTCCAAAGTCTTAAGGCTGAAGAGACGTCTGGAAGTCTGCAGGGTGCAAAACGCTCCCAGGAAACTTTTCAAGAGATACCAGCCAAAGAGAATCCATATAAATGTTCATACTGTGAGGAAAGTTTCCATAAGCGGTCTCAGCTGGTGATACACCAGAGAGGACATGCCGGAGAGAAACCTTATAGTTGCTCCCAGTGCGGCCAGTCTTTCTCTTCCCGCCCTGAACTTCTCGGCCATGAAACAAgccacacaggtgagaaacccTATCAGTGCTCAGACTGTGGGAAAAGCTTTCGTGAACAAGCGTATGTTCTCCAGCACAAGAGGATCCACACGGGGGAGAGGCCATATGCCTGCTCTGAGTGTGGGAAGAGCTACTTCCGCAGAGGGTCCCTTATTCTGCatgagagaatccacacaggagagaagctgtATAAGTGCCCAGACTGTGGTAAAAGCTTCAATCGGAAGCCACACCTTGCCGTGCACAGGaggatccacacaggggagaaaccctaCGAATGCTCAGACTGTGGGAAGAACTTCACTGTGAAATCTGCTCTTAATGTGCACATGAGGACCCATTCTGAAGAGAAACCATACCAGTGCTCAGACTGCGGGAAAAGCTTCCGTGAGAAAGGCACCCTCAACATACACAAGCAGAGCCATACGgcggagaaaccatatcagtgctctGAGTGTGGGAAATGCTTCCGTTACACAGCATCATTTAGGAGACATAAGAAAAGCCATTCGGTAGGATCAGTCTTGAAATCATACGAATGCCCcgagtgtgggaaaagctttggTCGCAAAGATTACCTTATCACACACCGGAGAATTCACACGGGAGAGAAGCCTTACATGTGCTCAGTGTGTGGGAAAAGTTTTAATCACGGTGCAACCCTTGTCACACATAAGAGGacccatacaggagagaagccatatgAGTGCTCTGAGTGTGAGAAAAGTTTCAAGCAGATTTCAGGCCTTATTACACACcggagaacccacacaggagagaaaccatacgaATGTTCTGACTGTGGCAAACGCTTCATCCTGAAATCATATCTTGATGTACATAAGAGAACTCACACTGGAGAAAGGCCATATCAGTGTTCACATTGTGGGAAAGGATTCTCATGCTCCTCTTATCTTTTGAGGCATGAGAAAACCCACACCGGGGAGCGATCACACACATGCTCTGACTGTGGCCAAAGCTTCCATTGGAAACGCTCCCTGATCATGCACATGAGAAAACACACAGGGGAGCAGAATCTACATGAATGTGCAGTCTGTGGCAAAAGCTTCAGTTGGTCATCAGCTCTTAATGTACACATGAGgagccacacaggggagaaaccatacgtGTGCTCTGAGTGTGGGAAAAGTTTCAGTGGCAAATGGATCCTCATTCAGCACaagagaatccacacaggtgagaagccatatgaatgccctgagtgtgggaaaagcttccaTGTGAAATCTTCCCTTCTTGCACACCAAAagacccacacaggagagaagccgcaTGAATGCTCCGAGTGCGGGAAAAGCTACAGCGTGAAAGCAAATTATGTTGCGCACCTGAGGACTCACACAGGGGAAAAGCCATACGAATG is from Rhineura floridana isolate rRhiFlo1 chromosome 3, rRhiFlo1.hap2, whole genome shotgun sequence and encodes:
- the LOC133381266 gene encoding CD82 antigen-like, with amino-acid sequence MKQHWRKATTYSLFFFNHLFFVLGAMILGSGIWILADKKNLISIQQISLSSFRSGPYVLISVGAITMVMGLLGCIGAFSGIRCFLGLYFTGLLLLLTAQIVAGMLIYVRANKLKEEASTYVIHLIQNYDLRHESNRTAMIAWDSFQTQMSCCGWTGPENWKNNTFLQDSKWTSYPCSCGVNATGSPKDMGFCSLAASSNNTFDDWPVRKKGCAAAMQNWLHENYHAILGVCAGVSLTELLAMGLSICLCKNKIH